From the genome of Vicia villosa cultivar HV-30 ecotype Madison, WI linkage group LG2, Vvil1.0, whole genome shotgun sequence, one region includes:
- the LOC131647599 gene encoding dehydration-responsive element-binding protein 1A-like, whose protein sequence is MFTTNNSSSSMSLPNLDVSHDMSVFDEEVRLAASTPKKRAGRKKFKETRHPVYRGVRKRNLDKWVCEMREPNKKTKIWLGTFPTAEMAARAHDVAAMALRGRYACLNFADSTWRLPKPASTEAKDIQKAAAEAAEAFRPDQILPVNNVDGTLTVNDNDAAVAPAATEEQNMFSMEVEEEGAMNMPDMWRNMALMSPTHSFEYEYEDIHVQDFQDEDEEVSLWTY, encoded by the coding sequence ATGTTTACAACTAACAACTCTTCCTCCAGCATGTCATTACCAAATCTAGATGTCTCTCATGACATGTCAGTTTTCGACGAAGAAGTGCGGTTAGCTGCGAGTACACCGAAGAAGCGTGCAGGGAGGAAGAAGTTCAAGGAGACTCGCCACCCGGTGTATAGGGGTGTGAGGAAGAGAAACTTAGATAAATGGGTCTGTGAAATGAGAGAGCCTAATAAGAAAACTAAGATTTGGCTAGGAACATTTCCAACCGCTGAGATGGCTGCCCGAGCACACGATGTTGCAGCAATGGCTTTGAGGGGCCGCTACGCCTGTCTCAATTTCGCAGACTCAACGTGGCGGCTCCCTAAGCCAGCCAGTACTGAGGCAAAAGATATACAAAAGGCGGCTGCAGAAGCTGCCGAGGCTTTCAGACCAGACCAGATTTTACCGGTCAATAATGTTGATGGGACTTTAACGGTCAATGACAATGACGCGGCGGTAGCTCCCGCTGCCACCGAAGAGCAGAATATGTTTTCTATGGAAGTGGAAGAAGAGGGAGCGATGAACATGCCAGATATGTGGAGGAATATGGCATTAATGTCCCCTACACATAGCTTTGAGTATGAGTATGAAGATATTCATGTACAAGACTttcaagatgaagatgaagaggtATCACTATGgacttattaa